In a genomic window of Demequina muriae:
- the uvrA gene encoding excinuclease ABC subunit UvrA: MNDRLMVRGAREHNLKGVDIDLPRDSLIVFSGLSGSGKSSLAFDTIFAEGQRRYVESLSAYARQFLGQMDKPDVDFIEGLSPAVSIDQKSTNRNPRSTVGTITEVYDYLRLLYARVGTPHCPVCGERIQAQTPQQIVDSVLALPEGTRYQVLAPVVRGRKGEYADLFEELQQQGFARARVDGETVQLTDVPQLEKKLKHTIEVVVDRLVARDGVRQRLTDSVETALRIAEGLVLIDPVDDDMPPRRYSEKRACPNDHVLTLEEVEPRTFSFNAPYGACPECTGIGVRLEVDPELIVPDPALSLRDGAVAPWSSTSTSSEYFGRMMTALSHDLDFSMETPWEDLPQKVQTAILTGNDYEVHVKFRNRFGRERQYTTGFEGVITWLERLHSQTESEWSREKYESYMREVPCPVCKGTRLKPEVLAVTIGGHSIAQVCDLSIADARDFLLTAELDERGRQIAVQVLKEIDARLGFLLDVGLDYLTLSRAAGTLSGGEAQRIRLATQIGSGLVGVLYVLDEPSIGLHQRDNRRLIDTLTRLRDLGNTLIVVEHDEDTIRAADWIVDIGPGAGEHGGEVVHSGTYDELLVNERSITGAYVAGRRAIAMPAERRQRDADRALTVVGAREHNLQDIDVTFPLGVLTAVTGVSGSGKSTLVNSILYTSLANTLNGARQVAGRHTRITGTDHLDKIVHVDQGPIGRTPRSNPATYTGVWDKVRKLFAETNEAKVRGYGPGRFSFNVKGGRCESCSGDGTLKIEMNFLPDVYVPCEVCRGARYNRETLEVHFKGKTVADVLDMPIEQAAEFFEAIPTISRHLRTLVDVGLGYVRLGQPAPTLSGGEAQRVKLASELQRRSTGRTIYVLDEPTTGLHFEDVSKLLGVLQDLVDKGNTVIVIEHNLDVIKSADWVIDMGPEGGNGGGLVVAEGTPEHIADVEASHTGRFLKEILGVEAPA, translated from the coding sequence ACTGTCGGGCTCTGGCAAGTCGTCGCTGGCCTTCGACACGATCTTCGCCGAGGGGCAGCGCCGGTACGTCGAGTCGCTGTCCGCCTACGCGCGCCAGTTCCTGGGCCAGATGGACAAGCCGGACGTGGACTTCATCGAAGGACTCTCGCCAGCGGTGTCGATCGACCAGAAGTCGACCAACCGCAACCCGCGCTCCACCGTGGGCACCATCACCGAGGTGTACGACTACCTCCGCCTGCTGTACGCACGGGTGGGCACCCCGCACTGCCCGGTGTGCGGCGAACGCATCCAGGCGCAGACGCCGCAGCAGATCGTGGACTCCGTGCTCGCGCTGCCGGAGGGCACGCGCTACCAGGTGCTCGCCCCCGTGGTGCGCGGCCGCAAGGGCGAGTACGCGGATCTGTTCGAAGAGCTCCAGCAGCAGGGGTTCGCTCGCGCCCGCGTGGACGGCGAGACGGTTCAGCTCACCGACGTTCCGCAGCTCGAGAAGAAGCTCAAGCACACCATCGAAGTGGTGGTGGACCGGCTCGTGGCGCGGGACGGCGTGCGCCAGCGCCTCACTGATTCGGTCGAGACCGCGCTGCGCATCGCCGAAGGCCTCGTGCTGATCGACCCCGTCGACGACGACATGCCGCCGCGCCGCTACAGCGAGAAGCGCGCGTGCCCCAACGATCACGTGCTGACCCTCGAGGAGGTCGAGCCCCGCACCTTCTCCTTCAACGCCCCGTACGGCGCGTGCCCCGAGTGCACCGGCATCGGTGTGCGTCTCGAGGTGGACCCCGAACTCATCGTGCCCGATCCGGCACTCAGCCTGCGCGATGGCGCCGTCGCGCCGTGGTCGAGCACGTCCACGTCCTCGGAGTACTTCGGTCGCATGATGACCGCGTTGTCGCACGACCTGGACTTCTCGATGGAGACGCCGTGGGAGGACCTCCCGCAGAAGGTCCAGACGGCGATTCTCACCGGCAACGACTATGAGGTCCACGTCAAGTTCCGCAACCGGTTCGGACGGGAGCGGCAGTATACGACCGGCTTCGAGGGCGTCATCACGTGGCTCGAGCGTCTCCACTCGCAGACCGAGTCGGAATGGTCGCGAGAGAAGTACGAGTCCTACATGCGCGAGGTGCCGTGCCCGGTGTGCAAGGGCACCCGTCTCAAGCCCGAGGTGCTCGCGGTGACCATCGGTGGTCACTCGATCGCGCAGGTGTGCGATCTGTCGATCGCGGACGCCCGCGACTTCCTGCTGACCGCGGAGCTCGACGAGCGCGGGCGCCAGATCGCCGTGCAGGTGCTGAAGGAGATCGACGCACGCCTCGGGTTCCTGCTCGACGTCGGTCTGGACTACCTGACCCTGTCGCGCGCCGCCGGAACGCTGTCAGGCGGCGAGGCCCAGCGCATCCGGCTCGCGACCCAGATCGGCAGCGGCCTGGTCGGCGTGCTGTACGTGCTCGACGAGCCGAGCATCGGCCTGCACCAGCGGGACAACCGCCGACTCATCGACACGCTCACCCGCCTGCGAGACCTGGGCAACACCCTCATCGTCGTCGAGCATGACGAGGACACGATCCGCGCGGCCGACTGGATCGTTGACATCGGCCCCGGTGCGGGCGAGCACGGGGGAGAGGTGGTCCACTCGGGCACCTACGACGAGCTCCTCGTCAACGAGCGTTCGATCACCGGCGCGTACGTGGCAGGACGGCGTGCGATTGCCATGCCGGCTGAGCGCCGCCAGCGCGATGCCGATCGTGCCCTGACGGTCGTGGGCGCCCGGGAGCACAACCTGCAGGACATCGACGTGACGTTCCCCTTGGGTGTGCTCACGGCCGTCACCGGGGTGTCGGGATCGGGCAAGTCGACCCTGGTGAATTCGATCCTCTACACGTCGCTCGCCAACACCCTCAACGGCGCGCGTCAGGTCGCCGGGCGCCACACGCGCATCACGGGGACGGACCACCTCGACAAGATCGTCCACGTGGACCAGGGGCCCATTGGGCGCACGCCACGCTCGAACCCCGCCACCTACACGGGTGTGTGGGACAAGGTCCGCAAGCTCTTCGCGGAGACCAACGAGGCCAAGGTGCGCGGCTACGGACCCGGCCGCTTCTCGTTCAACGTCAAGGGCGGCAGGTGCGAGTCGTGCTCCGGCGACGGGACGCTCAAGATCGAGATGAACTTCCTCCCCGACGTGTACGTGCCGTGCGAGGTCTGTCGGGGAGCCCGGTACAACCGCGAGACCCTCGAGGTGCACTTCAAGGGCAAGACGGTCGCCGACGTGCTGGACATGCCGATCGAGCAGGCGGCGGAGTTCTTCGAGGCGATCCCCACGATCTCCCGACACCTGCGCACCCTCGTGGACGTCGGCCTCGGGTATGTGCGGCTGGGTCAGCCGGCGCCTACCCTGTCGGGCGGCGAGGCGCAGCGCGTCAAGCTCGCCTCGGAGCTCCAGCGTCGATCCACGGGTCGCACCATCTACGTCCTCGACGAGCCCACCACCGGCCTGCACTTCGAGGATGTGAGCAAGCTCCTGGGCGTTCTCCAGGACCTGGTGGACAAGGGCAACACCGTCATCGTGATCGAGCACAATCTCGACGTCATCAAGTCGGCGGACTGGGTCATCGACATGGGGCCCGAAGGGGGCAACGGCGGCGGTCTGGTGGTGGCCGAGGGCACCCCGGAGCACATCGCCGACGTCGAGGCGAGCCACACCGGTCGGTTCCTCAAGGAGATCCTCGGCGTCGAGGCCCCCGCGTAG